In Kitasatospora sp. NA04385, a single genomic region encodes these proteins:
- a CDS encoding excinuclease ABC subunit UvrA: MVRVRGARVHNLRDVTVAVPRGAVVAFTGVSGSGKSSLAFGTLYAQAQHRYLESVSPYARRLLRQVEAPQVDAVTGMPPAVALEQRRSVPSSRSTVGTISTTSNLLRMLLSRCGDYPPGAPRLDSDAFSPNTPAGACPECHGQGVLHRVTERSLVPDDSLSIRQGAVASWPGAWQGKNLRDVLGTLGHDLDRPWRELPAAEREWILFTDEQPVVTVHPEREPGRVQRPYRGKYSSARRLVLKTFAESRSEAARTRAAAFLEQSVCPHCHGHRLRPEALAVTFAGLPVTGLAALPATRLAGLLRPYTAGGGPAALITADLADRLTALDRLGLGYLSLDRAAPTLSTGELQRLRLATQLRSGLFGVVYVLDEPSAGLHPADTEALQQVLTELRAAGNSVFVVEHDLAVVRGADWLVDVGPAAGSGGGRVLYSGPVEGLRAVDASATCRFLFDPPPPPPSRGRTPTGVLPLRGVTRHNLRGLDADVPLGVLTAVTGVSGAGKSTLLAAVAEAASSADAGHRVVTFDQTPLGRTPRSNLATYTGLLDTVRKLFAGTAEAKARGYGAGRFSFNVAAGRCPTCEGAGAIEVELLFLPTAWSPCPDCRGSRYNPQTLEIAYRGSTVADVLALTVDRAAAFLADTPAAARVLTTLQQVGLGYLRLGQPAPELSGGEAQRVKLAAELQHARRRRTLYLLDEPTTGLHPADSERLTAQLHRLVDAGATVLVAEHDLDLIAGADHVIDLGPAGGDAGGRILATGTPTTVATSPTSRTAPYLAARLGLH; this comes from the coding sequence ATGGTGCGGGTGCGCGGCGCCCGGGTGCACAACCTGCGCGACGTGACGGTGGCGGTGCCGCGCGGCGCGGTGGTCGCCTTCACCGGCGTCTCCGGCTCCGGCAAGTCCTCGCTGGCCTTCGGCACCCTGTACGCCCAGGCCCAGCACCGCTACCTGGAGTCCGTCTCGCCCTACGCCCGCCGCCTGCTGCGCCAGGTCGAGGCCCCGCAGGTGGACGCCGTGACCGGCATGCCCCCGGCCGTCGCCCTGGAGCAGCGCCGCTCCGTCCCCTCCTCGCGCTCGACGGTCGGCACCATCAGCACGACGTCCAACCTGCTGCGGATGCTGCTCTCCCGCTGCGGCGACTACCCGCCGGGCGCGCCCCGCCTGGACTCCGACGCGTTCTCCCCGAACACCCCGGCCGGCGCCTGCCCCGAGTGCCACGGGCAGGGCGTGCTGCACCGGGTCACCGAGCGCTCGCTCGTCCCGGACGACTCGCTCTCGATCCGGCAGGGCGCCGTCGCGTCCTGGCCGGGCGCCTGGCAGGGCAAGAACCTGCGCGACGTCCTGGGCACGCTCGGCCACGACCTGGACCGGCCCTGGCGCGAACTGCCCGCCGCCGAACGGGAGTGGATCCTGTTCACCGACGAGCAGCCGGTCGTCACCGTCCACCCCGAGCGCGAACCCGGCCGGGTCCAGCGCCCGTACCGGGGCAAGTACAGCAGCGCCCGCCGCCTGGTCCTCAAGACCTTCGCCGAGTCGCGCAGCGAGGCCGCCCGCACCCGGGCCGCCGCCTTCCTGGAGCAGTCCGTCTGCCCGCACTGCCACGGCCACCGGCTGCGCCCGGAGGCCCTCGCCGTCACCTTCGCCGGCCTGCCGGTCACCGGCCTGGCCGCCCTGCCCGCCACCCGCCTCGCCGGCCTGCTGCGCCCGTACACCGCCGGGGGCGGCCCGGCCGCCCTGATCACCGCCGACCTCGCCGACCGCCTCACCGCCCTGGACCGCCTCGGCCTCGGCTACCTCTCGCTCGACCGGGCCGCCCCCACCCTGTCCACCGGCGAACTCCAACGCCTGCGCCTGGCCACCCAGTTGCGCTCCGGCCTGTTCGGCGTGGTGTACGTCCTGGACGAGCCCTCGGCGGGCCTGCACCCGGCCGACACCGAGGCGCTGCAGCAGGTCCTGACCGAGCTGCGGGCGGCGGGCAACTCGGTGTTCGTGGTCGAGCACGACCTGGCGGTGGTGCGCGGCGCCGACTGGCTGGTGGACGTCGGCCCGGCCGCGGGCTCCGGCGGCGGACGCGTCCTGTACAGCGGCCCGGTGGAGGGCCTGCGCGCGGTGGACGCCTCCGCCACCTGCCGCTTCCTGTTCGACCCGCCGCCCCCGCCGCCGTCCCGCGGCCGCACCCCCACCGGCGTACTGCCGCTGCGCGGCGTCACCCGGCACAACCTGCGCGGCCTGGACGCGGACGTGCCGCTGGGCGTGCTCACCGCCGTCACCGGCGTGTCGGGGGCGGGCAAGTCGACGCTGCTCGCGGCGGTCGCCGAAGCCGCCTCCTCGGCCGACGCGGGCCACCGGGTGGTGACCTTCGACCAGACGCCGCTGGGCCGCACCCCGCGCTCCAACCTGGCCACCTACACCGGCCTGCTGGACACCGTGCGCAAGCTGTTCGCCGGCACCGCGGAGGCGAAGGCCCGCGGCTACGGCGCGGGCCGGTTCTCCTTCAACGTGGCCGCCGGACGCTGCCCGACCTGCGAGGGCGCCGGGGCGATCGAGGTCGAGCTGCTGTTCCTGCCCACCGCCTGGAGCCCCTGCCCGGACTGCCGCGGCAGCCGCTACAACCCGCAGACCCTGGAGATCGCCTACCGCGGCTCCACCGTCGCCGACGTCCTCGCGCTGACCGTCGACCGGGCCGCCGCGTTCCTCGCCGACACCCCGGCCGCCGCCCGCGTCCTGACCACCCTCCAGCAGGTCGGCCTCGGCTACCTGCGGCTCGGCCAGCCCGCCCCCGAGCTCTCCGGCGGCGAGGCCCAGCGCGTCAAGCTCGCCGCCGAGCTCCAGCACGCCCGGCGCCGCCGCACCCTCTACCTGCTGGACGAGCCCACCACCGGCCTGCACCCCGCCGACAGCGAGCGGCTCACCGCCCAGCTCCACCGCCTGGTCGACGCGGGCGCCACCGTCCTGGTCGCCGAACACGACCTCGACCTGATCGCCGGCGCCGACCACGTCATCGACCTCGGCCCCGCCGGCGGCGACGCCGGCGGCCGCATCCTCGCCACCGGCACCCCCACCACCGTCGCCACCTCCCCCACCAGCCGCACCGCCCCGTACCTGGCGGCCCGCCTCGGCCTCCACTGA
- a CDS encoding response regulator, with amino-acid sequence MTAVDGLPPLDAGLGAELREFTGELRALFLGLGPAADAFAARCGTDPEVLADYLTAVRVPPWEFVETLLDAVRGSAPSPVVRERLYRSRMAALRVARPIGRAVCQLEGQLHAAEREMRQAEERAEQTGQALAELDAADPAGAGRAELLAEEYDRAREQSARAGARRTLLQRQLALVERQQGTSAAPPAPTGAEPGDGPPPKILLVDDRRENLVVLEALLGSHGHQLVAATSGPAALRALMEPDGYAAILLDVQMPGMDGYETAAHIRSRARTRDIPIVFVTAIGSEPDHAARAYAAGAADFLPKPVDPWAVRAKVASFVELHHARHPGA; translated from the coding sequence GTGACGGCCGTCGACGGCCTTCCGCCGCTGGACGCCGGACTCGGTGCGGAGCTGCGGGAGTTCACCGGGGAGCTGCGGGCGCTCTTCCTCGGCCTCGGGCCGGCGGCGGACGCGTTCGCCGCCCGCTGCGGGACGGACCCGGAGGTGCTCGCGGACTACCTGACGGCCGTCCGCGTCCCGCCGTGGGAGTTCGTCGAGACGCTGCTCGACGCCGTACGCGGGAGCGCTCCCAGTCCGGTCGTCCGCGAACGGCTGTACCGGTCGCGGATGGCGGCGCTGCGGGTGGCCCGGCCGATCGGCCGGGCGGTGTGCCAGCTGGAGGGCCAACTGCACGCCGCCGAGCGGGAGATGAGGCAGGCGGAGGAACGGGCCGAGCAGACCGGGCAGGCGCTCGCCGAACTGGACGCCGCGGACCCGGCCGGGGCGGGACGCGCCGAGCTGCTGGCCGAGGAGTACGACCGCGCCCGCGAACAGTCCGCCCGGGCCGGCGCCCGCCGCACCCTGCTGCAACGCCAACTCGCCCTGGTGGAGCGGCAGCAGGGCACCTCCGCGGCGCCGCCCGCGCCCACCGGGGCGGAGCCCGGCGACGGCCCGCCGCCGAAGATCCTGCTGGTGGACGACCGCCGGGAGAACCTGGTCGTCCTGGAGGCGCTGCTCGGCTCGCACGGCCACCAGCTGGTCGCGGCGACCTCGGGGCCCGCCGCGCTGCGGGCGCTGATGGAGCCGGACGGCTACGCCGCGATCCTGCTGGACGTGCAGATGCCGGGCATGGACGGCTACGAGACCGCGGCGCACATCCGCAGCCGGGCCCGGACCCGTGACATCCCGATCGTCTTCGTCACCGCCATCGGCAGCGAGCCCGACCACGCGGCGCGCGCGTACGCGGCGGGCGCCGCCGACTTCCTGCCCAAACCCGTCGACCCGTGGGCGGTGCGGGCCAAGGTCGCCTCCTTCGTCGAACTGCACCACGCGCGCCACCCGGGAGCCTGA
- a CDS encoding histidine phosphatase family protein, translating into MLVAPVLGAAGREARFGDGSAPSDAELAPARALAAPRADRVLAAPSPRCRRTAGALGLAAEAEPALADLDPGGWRGRPLAELASGEPESVAAWLSDPEFAPPGGESVAALLARVGGWLDALPAGAGRVLAVAEPAAVRAAVVHALALPPAAFWRLDVAPLTATSLSGRSGRWNLRCGAPLTARQLT; encoded by the coding sequence ATGTTGGTCGCACCGGTGCTCGGCGCGGCCGGGCGCGAGGCCCGGTTCGGGGACGGCTCGGCGCCCTCGGACGCCGAGCTGGCCCCGGCGCGCGCCCTCGCCGCGCCCCGGGCCGACCGCGTCCTGGCCGCGCCGTCGCCGCGCTGTCGGCGGACCGCCGGGGCGCTCGGCCTGGCGGCGGAGGCCGAACCCGCGCTGGCCGACCTGGACCCGGGCGGCTGGCGGGGGCGTCCGCTGGCCGAACTCGCCTCCGGCGAACCGGAGTCGGTGGCCGCCTGGCTGTCCGATCCGGAGTTCGCCCCGCCCGGCGGGGAGTCCGTCGCCGCGCTGCTGGCCCGGGTCGGCGGCTGGCTGGACGCACTGCCCGCCGGGGCCGGCCGGGTGCTCGCCGTCGCCGAACCGGCCGCCGTCCGGGCCGCCGTGGTGCACGCGCTGGCGCTGCCGCCCGCCGCGTTCTGGCGGCTGGACGTCGCCCCACTGACCGCCACCTCGCTCAGCGGGCGCTCCGGGCGCTGGAACCTGCGCTGCGGTGCACCGCTGACGGCCCGTCAACTCACTTGA
- a CDS encoding CbtB-domain containing protein — MAHPIAPAAVTTPALTPLSVRDIAPWALFFGVLLLTLLYFVGAEQGATSLISGESVHEWVHDGRHLLGFPCH; from the coding sequence ATGGCTCACCCCATCGCGCCCGCCGCCGTCACCACGCCGGCCCTCACCCCGCTGTCCGTCCGGGACATCGCGCCCTGGGCGCTGTTCTTCGGCGTCCTGCTGCTGACCCTGCTGTACTTCGTCGGCGCCGAACAGGGCGCCACCTCGCTGATCTCCGGCGAGTCCGTGCACGAGTGGGTCCACGACGGACGCCACCTGCTCGGCTTCCCCTGCCACTGA
- a CDS encoding CbtA family protein translates to MNSHTVRNLLVRGMLAGLGAGVLALIVAYLLGEPRVDAAIAFEDSHAHEHGEELVSRTLQSTAGLATGILIYGIALGGIAALAYCFALGRTGRIGPRATALLLSGAALVAVYLVPFLKYPANPPSVGDPDTIGHRTTLYFLMMLLSVLLAVAAVVAGRQLAPRLGNWNATLAAGLGYAVLIGLGYVLLPAVNEVPADFSATLLWQFRTAALAIQLTLWLSFGLLFGHLAERLLLPKPVRTPATAVPAAS, encoded by the coding sequence ATGAACTCCCACACCGTCCGCAACCTGCTGGTGCGCGGCATGCTCGCCGGACTCGGCGCCGGCGTCCTGGCCCTGATCGTCGCCTACCTGCTGGGCGAGCCCCGCGTCGACGCCGCCATCGCCTTCGAGGACTCCCACGCCCACGAACACGGCGAGGAACTCGTCAGCCGCACCCTGCAGTCCACCGCCGGCCTGGCCACCGGCATCCTGATCTACGGCATCGCGCTCGGCGGCATCGCCGCCCTCGCCTACTGCTTCGCCCTCGGCCGCACCGGCCGCATCGGCCCCCGCGCCACCGCCCTGCTGCTCTCCGGCGCGGCCCTGGTCGCGGTGTACCTGGTGCCCTTCCTCAAGTACCCGGCCAACCCGCCCTCCGTCGGCGACCCCGACACCATCGGCCACCGCACCACCCTGTACTTCCTCATGATGCTGCTGAGCGTGCTGCTCGCCGTCGCCGCCGTGGTGGCCGGCCGGCAACTCGCCCCGCGCCTGGGCAACTGGAACGCCACCCTGGCCGCCGGCCTCGGCTACGCCGTGCTGATCGGCCTCGGGTACGTCCTGCTGCCCGCCGTCAACGAAGTCCCCGCGGACTTCTCCGCCACCCTGCTCTGGCAGTTCCGCACCGCGGCCCTGGCCATCCAGCTCACCCTGTGGCTGTCCTTCGGCCTGCTCTTCGGCCACCTCGCCGAGCGCCTGCTGCTCCCCAAGCCGGTCCGGACGCCCGCCACGGCCGTCCCCGCCGCCAGCTAG
- a CDS encoding TerD family protein, whose protein sequence is MTDPAPPPVVLTKGQSGRISLAKDAPDTEITCTLTWRGRERGGSDLDLFAMYVPADEVSAEPGPTTAAVDFRHPGALDAAPFLRHSGDSTAAGTESVVLRNPAAHGYVLLCVYSAVSNGAGSLHSYRAEITVTDHAGQSVTCALANDSAHSYWCAFALIDLTDPRGVRIRNVESYSKRGGERSPLLYADGTFAMDKGPLRFKGVLGWLTRNSKPLTT, encoded by the coding sequence ATGACCGACCCCGCCCCGCCGCCCGTCGTGCTGACCAAGGGTCAGAGCGGGCGGATCAGCCTGGCCAAGGACGCGCCGGACACCGAGATCACCTGCACCCTGACCTGGCGCGGCCGGGAACGGGGCGGGTCGGACCTCGACCTGTTCGCGATGTACGTCCCGGCCGACGAAGTCTCCGCGGAGCCCGGACCGACCACCGCGGCGGTCGACTTCCGCCACCCCGGCGCTCTCGACGCCGCGCCGTTCCTGCGGCACAGCGGCGACTCCACCGCCGCCGGCACCGAGAGCGTGGTGCTGCGCAACCCGGCCGCGCACGGCTACGTCCTGCTGTGCGTGTACTCGGCGGTGTCGAACGGCGCCGGTTCGCTGCACTCCTACCGGGCCGAGATCACCGTCACCGACCACGCCGGGCAGAGCGTGACCTGCGCGCTGGCCAACGACTCCGCCCACTCGTACTGGTGCGCCTTCGCGCTGATCGACCTGACCGACCCGCGGGGCGTGCGGATCCGCAACGTGGAGTCCTACTCGAAGCGGGGCGGCGAGCGTTCGCCGCTGCTGTACGCGGACGGCACCTTCGCGATGGACAAGGGCCCGCTGCGCTTCAAGGGCGTCCTCGGCTGGCTGACCCGCAACTCGAAGCCGCTCACCACCTGA
- a CDS encoding FAD-binding oxidoreductase, protein MTIDRRRFLALGGTVGAGLLLGAAPARAQGSVRAFPARQRGWRAAPPDWQALRQRLGDRLVLPADPGYGTARLGFNELNDGQLPGAVAKCASADDVRACLDVARGHGIPIAARSGGHSYLGYSVPDRGLVIDLRAMNTVRVLPDGTAEVGAGARLIEVYAGLAAAGRLLPGGSCPTVGIGGLTLGGGIGVLARKYGLTCDRLTAAQVVTADSCVLTADAEHECDLHWALRGGGGGNFGVVTRFTFDTPPAPGLTVFVVPFPAGSVAQVLGGWQQWCADAPPELWASCQVSGGNPPTCRIVGCWVGDPAGANQQIDRLVRLAGTAPTGRTVAAKDYLDAMKFMAGCANDTIAQCHPTWEGGRLTRTGFVAVSRMFGPRPLDPARLTELMTGRTGVDLLLDSLGGAVGEIAPDGTAFPHRGSLASAQVYAGATPGTEDRVRATVDEIRDGLARLGAPGAYVNYIDATLPDWGRAYYGENLPRLRRVARQYDPDGVFAFPQSVTAA, encoded by the coding sequence GTGACCATCGATCGTCGTCGTTTCCTGGCCTTGGGCGGGACCGTCGGGGCGGGACTGCTGCTGGGGGCCGCCCCGGCGCGGGCACAGGGGTCGGTGCGGGCGTTCCCGGCCCGGCAGCGCGGGTGGCGGGCCGCACCGCCGGACTGGCAGGCGCTGCGGCAGCGGCTCGGCGACCGGCTGGTGCTCCCCGCCGACCCCGGGTACGGGACGGCGCGGCTCGGCTTCAACGAGCTGAACGACGGTCAACTCCCCGGCGCGGTCGCCAAGTGCGCCTCCGCCGACGACGTCCGGGCCTGCCTGGACGTCGCCCGCGGCCACGGCATCCCGATCGCCGCCCGCAGCGGCGGTCACAGCTACCTCGGCTACAGCGTCCCCGACCGCGGCCTGGTGATCGACCTGCGCGCGATGAACACCGTCCGGGTCCTCCCCGACGGCACCGCCGAGGTCGGCGCGGGCGCCCGGCTGATCGAGGTGTACGCGGGCCTCGCCGCCGCCGGACGCCTGCTGCCCGGCGGGAGCTGCCCCACGGTGGGCATCGGCGGACTCACCCTCGGCGGCGGCATCGGCGTCCTGGCCCGGAAGTACGGCCTGACCTGCGACCGGCTCACCGCCGCCCAGGTGGTCACCGCCGACTCCTGCGTGCTCACCGCCGACGCCGAGCACGAGTGCGACCTGCACTGGGCGCTGCGCGGCGGCGGGGGCGGCAACTTCGGCGTGGTCACCCGGTTCACCTTCGACACCCCGCCCGCGCCCGGCCTCACCGTCTTCGTCGTGCCGTTCCCCGCCGGGTCCGTCGCCCAGGTGCTCGGCGGCTGGCAGCAGTGGTGCGCCGACGCGCCGCCCGAACTGTGGGCCAGCTGCCAGGTCTCCGGCGGCAACCCGCCCACCTGCCGGATCGTCGGCTGCTGGGTCGGCGACCCGGCCGGCGCGAACCAGCAGATCGACCGCCTGGTGCGGCTGGCCGGCACCGCGCCCACCGGACGCACCGTCGCCGCCAAGGACTACCTGGACGCGATGAAGTTCATGGCCGGCTGCGCCAACGACACCATCGCCCAGTGCCACCCCACCTGGGAAGGCGGCCGGCTCACCCGCACCGGCTTCGTCGCGGTCTCCCGGATGTTCGGCCCCCGGCCGCTCGACCCGGCCCGGCTCACCGAGCTGATGACCGGCCGCACCGGCGTCGACCTGCTGCTCGACTCGCTCGGCGGCGCGGTCGGCGAGATCGCCCCCGACGGGACGGCCTTCCCGCACCGCGGCTCGCTCGCCAGCGCCCAGGTCTACGCGGGCGCCACGCCCGGGACGGAGGACCGGGTCCGGGCCACCGTCGACGAGATCCGCGACGGCCTCGCCCGGCTCGGTGCCCCCGGCGCGTACGTCAACTACATCGACGCGACGCTGCCGGACTGGGGGCGCGCCTACTACGGCGAGAACCTGCCGCGACTCCGGCGGGTGGCCCGGCAGTACGACCCGGACGGGGTGTTCGCCTTCCCGCAGTCGGTCACGGCGGCCTGA
- a CDS encoding MFS transporter, whose protein sequence is MVTDRRRSGYLGAAAAFAVCMAGTTLPTPLYGLYQERIGFSELMVTVVFAVYALGVIGVLLLFGNVSDAVGRRPVLLCGLACAAASAVAFLAEQGLAWLFAGRLLSGFSAGLFTGTATAYVLELAPPGRRGRAGFVATAANMGGLGCGPLLAGLLAQYAPRPLTLPFVVHLALLAASFAITRSLPETVAGAGRLRTARPRRPSLPAEVRGVFVPAAVAAFAGFSLLGVFTSVTPAFLAEELGVHDRALVGLIVAAAFFASTGGQLLVPKLGARRAVPLGCLVLIGGLGLFALSLATGTLAPLVLAALVGGAGQGMTLRGAVGEVAAAAPDAHRGGVLSALFVVAYLGISIPVIGVGLLDAPLGLSDAGLVFTACMAVLAAVSGAFLLRRARALD, encoded by the coding sequence GTGGTGACAGATCGCCGACGCAGCGGGTACCTGGGGGCGGCGGCCGCGTTCGCCGTCTGCATGGCCGGGACCACGCTGCCCACCCCGCTGTACGGGCTGTACCAGGAGCGGATCGGGTTCTCCGAGCTGATGGTGACGGTGGTGTTCGCCGTCTACGCGCTCGGGGTGATCGGCGTGCTGCTGCTGTTCGGCAACGTCTCGGACGCGGTGGGGCGGCGGCCAGTGCTGCTGTGCGGGCTGGCGTGCGCGGCGGCCAGCGCGGTGGCGTTCCTCGCCGAGCAGGGCCTGGCCTGGCTGTTCGCGGGCCGGCTGCTGTCGGGCTTCTCCGCGGGCCTGTTCACCGGCACCGCCACCGCGTACGTCCTGGAGCTCGCCCCGCCCGGGCGCAGGGGGCGGGCGGGTTTCGTCGCGACCGCCGCCAACATGGGCGGCCTGGGCTGCGGGCCGCTGCTGGCCGGGCTGCTCGCCCAGTACGCGCCGCGGCCGCTGACCCTGCCGTTCGTCGTCCACCTCGCCCTGCTGGCGGCCTCGTTCGCCATCACCCGGTCGCTCCCGGAGACCGTGGCCGGGGCCGGCCGGCTGCGCACCGCGCGGCCCCGGCGGCCGTCCCTGCCCGCCGAGGTGCGCGGGGTGTTCGTGCCCGCCGCGGTCGCCGCGTTCGCCGGGTTCTCGCTGCTGGGCGTGTTCACCTCGGTCACCCCCGCGTTCCTCGCCGAGGAGTTGGGCGTGCACGACCGCGCGCTGGTCGGGCTGATCGTCGCCGCCGCGTTCTTCGCCTCCACCGGCGGCCAGTTGCTGGTGCCGAAGCTGGGCGCGCGGCGGGCGGTCCCGCTGGGCTGCCTGGTGCTAATCGGGGGCCTGGGCCTGTTCGCCCTCTCGCTGGCCACCGGCACGCTCGCCCCGCTGGTGCTGGCCGCCCTGGTCGGCGGCGCCGGGCAGGGCATGACGCTGCGCGGCGCGGTCGGCGAGGTCGCGGCGGCCGCCCCCGACGCCCACCGCGGCGGGGTGCTCTCCGCCCTGTTCGTGGTCGCCTACCTGGGCATCTCGATCCCGGTGATCGGCGTGGGCCTGCTCGACGCCCCGCTCGGCCTGTCCGACGCGGGCCTGGTCTTCACCGCCTGCATGGCCGTCCTGGCCGCCGTCTCGGGCGCCTTCCTGCTGCGCCGGGCCCGCGCCCTGGACTGA
- a CDS encoding alkyl/aryl-sulfatase, whose product MAQHTQPEPAEASIVEANRAVLGRFAFDDTQDFEDAKRGFLGTAADPLVRSGDRPVWDLEAYGFLSGECPDSVNPSLWRQSRLVSDHGLFEVTEGIYQVRGFDLSNMTIVEGERGVLVIDPLISAETAAAGLALYRAHRGDRPVTGVLYTHSHIDHFGGVRGVLPEDADVPVLAPEGFLEHAVSENVYAGTAMGRRAAYMYGAALPKGPHGQVGAGLGQTTSTGAVGLVPPTVHVTRTGQEEVVDGIRMVFQLTPGTEAPAELNIFFPAHAALCMAENATHNLHNLLTLRGAQVRDPHVWSRYLTEAVNLFGANTNVAFASHHWPVWGRERVIAFLSEQRDLYGYLHDQTLRMLNTGLTGPEIAERMQVPPALERAWHTHGYYGSVSHNTKAIYQRYLGWFDGNPAHLWQHPPVEAATRYVDFMGGAEQVLAKAREAFATGDYRWVAEVVNHVVFADPSNADARTLQAAALEQLGYGSENGTWRNFYLMGALELRDGGVGTPTETVSPDLLAALTLEQLFDSLAIRIDGPGSWDASLAIRWNVDGRPQPITLRLHNGVLTHVEGEGPAVAAPDATITLDEADLRAVLLGTADLGKLAADGRARVEGDPKVLSELMGHLTAPDPDFAVVTP is encoded by the coding sequence ATGGCGCAGCACACCCAGCCCGAGCCCGCCGAAGCGAGCATCGTCGAGGCCAACCGCGCGGTGCTCGGCCGCTTCGCGTTCGACGACACGCAGGACTTCGAGGACGCGAAGCGGGGCTTCCTGGGGACGGCGGCCGATCCGCTGGTCAGGAGCGGCGACCGGCCCGTCTGGGACTTGGAGGCGTACGGCTTCCTGTCCGGCGAGTGCCCGGACAGCGTGAACCCGAGCCTGTGGCGGCAGAGCCGGCTGGTCTCCGACCACGGCCTGTTCGAGGTCACCGAGGGGATCTACCAGGTCCGCGGCTTCGACCTGTCGAACATGACGATCGTCGAGGGCGAGCGCGGCGTCCTGGTGATCGACCCGCTGATCTCGGCGGAGACCGCGGCAGCGGGCCTGGCGCTCTACCGGGCGCACCGGGGCGACCGCCCGGTGACCGGCGTGCTGTACACGCACAGCCACATCGACCACTTCGGCGGGGTGCGCGGCGTCCTCCCCGAGGACGCGGACGTCCCGGTGCTGGCCCCGGAGGGGTTCCTGGAGCACGCGGTGAGCGAGAACGTGTACGCGGGCACGGCGATGGGCCGGCGGGCGGCGTACATGTACGGGGCGGCGCTGCCGAAGGGGCCGCACGGGCAGGTCGGCGCGGGCCTGGGCCAGACCACCTCGACGGGCGCGGTGGGGCTGGTCCCGCCGACCGTGCACGTCACCCGGACCGGGCAGGAGGAGGTGGTCGACGGCATCCGGATGGTGTTCCAGCTGACCCCGGGCACCGAGGCGCCGGCCGAGCTGAACATCTTCTTCCCGGCGCACGCGGCGCTGTGCATGGCGGAGAACGCCACCCACAACCTGCACAACCTGCTGACGCTGCGCGGTGCGCAGGTCCGCGACCCGCACGTGTGGTCGCGCTACCTGACCGAGGCGGTCAACCTGTTCGGCGCGAACACCAACGTCGCGTTCGCCTCGCACCACTGGCCGGTGTGGGGCCGCGAGCGGGTGATCGCCTTCCTGTCCGAGCAGCGCGACCTGTACGGCTACCTGCACGACCAGACCCTGCGGATGCTCAACACGGGCCTGACCGGCCCGGAGATCGCCGAGCGGATGCAGGTCCCGCCCGCGCTGGAGAGGGCGTGGCACACGCACGGCTACTACGGCTCGGTCAGCCACAACACCAAGGCGATCTACCAGCGCTACCTGGGCTGGTTCGACGGCAACCCGGCCCACCTGTGGCAGCACCCGCCGGTGGAGGCCGCCACCCGGTACGTCGACTTCATGGGCGGCGCCGAGCAGGTGCTCGCCAAGGCCCGGGAGGCGTTCGCGACCGGCGACTACCGGTGGGTGGCGGAGGTGGTCAACCACGTGGTGTTCGCCGACCCGTCCAACGCGGACGCCCGCACCCTGCAGGCCGCCGCGCTCGAACAGCTCGGCTACGGCAGCGAGAACGGCACCTGGCGCAACTTCTACCTGATGGGCGCGCTGGAGCTGCGCGACGGCGGCGTCGGCACCCCGACCGAGACCGTCTCCCCCGACCTGCTGGCGGCGCTGACGCTGGAGCAGCTGTTCGACTCGCTCGCGATCCGGATCGACGGCCCGGGCAGCTGGGACGCCTCGCTCGCGATCCGTTGGAACGTCGACGGCCGACCGCAGCCGATCACCCTGCGCCTGCACAACGGCGTCCTCACCCACGTCGAGGGCGAGGGCCCGGCCGTCGCCGCCCCCGATGCGACGATCACCCTGGACGAGGCCGACCTGCGCGCCGTCCTGCTCGGCACCGCCGACCTCGGCAAGCTCGCCGCCGACGGCCGGGCCCGGGTCGAGGGCGACCCGAAGGTGCTGTCCGAGCTGATGGGCCACCTGACCGCCCCGGACCCGGACTTCGCCGTCGTCACCCCCTGA